A genomic window from Sulfurospirillum multivorans DSM 12446 includes:
- the bioV gene encoding pimelyl-ACP methyl ester esterase BioV, translated as MKFFSGFCLANEQELFTPYLNQSDFTVAGFSYGAIKAFEYALTCKERIDTLQLFSPAFFGDKNAKFKKLQTLSFSKNSDLYTQNFMRNCVYPSTFDIQSFFQKGNLEELNELLNYTWEKERLRTLQERGMNIEVYVGECDTIIDALHVKDFFVPYASVYYLKRVGHILK; from the coding sequence ATGAAGTTCTTTAGTGGATTTTGCCTTGCAAACGAGCAAGAACTCTTTACTCCGTATCTAAACCAAAGCGATTTCACCGTCGCTGGGTTTAGTTACGGAGCCATCAAAGCATTCGAATACGCCCTTACATGTAAAGAGCGCATCGACACCCTCCAACTCTTCTCACCCGCCTTTTTCGGGGACAAAAACGCAAAATTTAAAAAACTTCAAACGCTCTCCTTTTCCAAAAACAGTGACCTTTATACACAAAATTTTATGCGAAATTGTGTGTATCCATCCACGTTTGATATACAATCATTTTTTCAAAAAGGAAATCTTGAAGAGCTGAATGAGCTTTTGAACTACACATGGGAAAAGGAGCGTTTACGCACTTTGCAAGAGCGAGGCATGAACATCGAAGTCTATGTTGGCGAATGTGACACCATCATTGATGCTTTACATGTAAAAGATTTTTTCGTACCTTACGCAAGCGTTTACTACCTCAAACGAGTAGGGCACATCTTAAAATGA
- a CDS encoding thioredoxin domain-containing protein, with protein sequence MMQPLDEAAVLKRLHEPSPRAFFLLFYTNQCSQCKIARARVERVMQKSKFEVDFFRCNLDEAPAVAEYFNMRSVPVCMTYNQKGEQQRVEYGLKSEAVYESMVLGVNTQKGDPKSRLLGF encoded by the coding sequence ATGATGCAACCTTTAGATGAAGCCGCCGTTTTAAAACGCTTACACGAGCCTTCTCCTCGTGCTTTTTTCCTTCTGTTCTACACCAACCAATGCAGTCAATGCAAAATCGCCCGCGCAAGAGTAGAACGAGTGATGCAAAAAAGTAAGTTTGAAGTGGATTTTTTCAGATGTAATCTCGATGAAGCTCCCGCAGTAGCCGAATATTTTAACATGCGCTCTGTACCCGTTTGTATGACATACAACCAAAAAGGCGAGCAGCAAAGGGTTGAATACGGTCTAAAATCTGAGGCCGTTTATGAGAGTATGGTATTGGGAGTTAATACGCAAAAAGGCGACCCGAAGTCTCGGTTGTTGGGGTTTTAG
- a CDS encoding LLM class flavin-dependent oxidoreductase: MNSPKIPLSVLDLIPVGEGFTIAQAIENSTKLAQGVEAFGYRRYWVAEHHNFSGIASAATSVVLSYIGAKTQTIRIGSGGIMLPNHAPLVIAEQFGTLESLYTHRIDLGLGRAPGTDRQTMLALRRDINNDGSDFPLMLEQLQYFLSDRAGTKGIKAVPGYGLDIPIWLLGSSTFSAQLAAEKGLPFAFASHFAPDAMEDAIKLYRANFKPSSSLKEPYIIICINVVCAETTEQAHYLATTELQKFLHLQRGDNSPLSKPTHDMSRLWEPWEEKSIRHKTRESIWGTPEFVKEKLESLIKRTGANEVMINSMIYNPEDRIKSYELISGVWFE, encoded by the coding sequence ATGAATAGTCCAAAAATACCATTATCGGTTTTAGATTTAATTCCCGTAGGAGAAGGCTTCACCATAGCTCAAGCCATCGAAAACAGCACAAAACTAGCCCAAGGGGTTGAAGCGTTTGGATATAGACGGTATTGGGTAGCAGAACATCACAATTTTAGCGGAATTGCTAGTGCCGCAACATCGGTCGTATTAAGTTACATTGGAGCAAAAACTCAAACGATCAGAATAGGCTCAGGTGGAATCATGCTACCAAACCATGCACCACTCGTTATTGCTGAGCAATTTGGAACGTTAGAGTCTTTATATACACATAGAATAGATTTGGGTTTAGGAAGAGCTCCAGGAACCGATAGACAAACCATGCTTGCCCTTAGACGTGACATAAACAATGACGGCTCAGACTTTCCTCTGATGCTTGAACAGTTGCAATACTTTTTATCAGATCGTGCAGGCACAAAAGGGATCAAAGCAGTCCCTGGATACGGACTCGACATCCCCATCTGGTTGCTTGGCTCGAGCACGTTTAGCGCGCAATTAGCGGCAGAAAAGGGATTGCCTTTTGCATTTGCATCACACTTTGCACCTGATGCCATGGAAGATGCCATAAAACTCTATCGTGCAAACTTTAAACCCTCTTCCTCGTTAAAAGAGCCTTATATCATCATCTGCATTAATGTCGTCTGTGCCGAAACAACGGAACAAGCACACTACTTAGCGACAACAGAACTTCAAAAGTTTCTTCATCTCCAACGTGGTGATAATAGTCCGTTAAGTAAGCCAACACACGATATGAGTCGTTTATGGGAACCGTGGGAAGAGAAGAGCATACGACATAAAACACGTGAGTCCATCTGGGGAACGCCCGAATTTGTGAAAGAAAAACTTGAAAGCCTTATTAAGCGAACGGGTGCGAATGAAGTGATGATAAACTCTATGATCTATAACCCAGAGGATAGAATAAAATCTTATGAGTTGATTTCGGGGGTTTGGTTTGAGTGA
- a CDS encoding SDR family oxidoreductase → MSFDLELTGLRALVTGGTKGIGAAVVESLHDAGMTVVATARSIPDTAPSDIIYIAADLTSAEGCQTVTKAVLDRLGGVDVIVNVLGGSNAPGGGFLALNDGEWDAAINQNLMPAVRIDRGLIPSMIAQGSGVIIHVTSIQHELPLPESTTAYAAAKAALSTYSKSLSKEITPKGIRVVRVSPGWVETEAAIQLAERLADQAKTDYEGGKKIIMDALGGIPLGRPARTQEVADLITFLVSPRAASITGMEYVIDGGTVPTA, encoded by the coding sequence ATGAGCTTCGACCTTGAACTCACGGGACTCAGGGCTCTTGTGACAGGTGGCACAAAAGGGATTGGTGCGGCCGTCGTTGAGTCATTGCATGATGCTGGTATGACGGTCGTTGCAACGGCACGTTCGATCCCTGACACGGCACCTTCTGACATCATCTACATAGCGGCAGATCTTACGAGCGCAGAGGGATGTCAAACCGTTACAAAAGCTGTTCTTGACCGCCTCGGAGGCGTTGACGTCATTGTCAATGTCCTCGGTGGTTCGAACGCCCCAGGCGGCGGATTTTTAGCTCTCAATGACGGTGAATGGGATGCCGCGATCAATCAAAATCTGATGCCTGCTGTGCGCATTGACAGAGGTTTAATTCCCTCTATGATTGCGCAAGGCTCAGGTGTTATCATTCATGTGACATCCATACAACACGAACTGCCATTACCCGAATCAACAACCGCTTATGCGGCGGCAAAGGCGGCGTTATCCACTTACAGTAAAAGTCTCTCTAAAGAGATTACGCCAAAAGGTATCCGCGTGGTGCGTGTCTCTCCAGGGTGGGTTGAGACCGAGGCGGCTATTCAACTTGCCGAACGGCTCGCGGATCAAGCCAAGACTGATTACGAAGGTGGAAAAAAGATTATCATGGACGCCTTAGGTGGCATTCCACTTGGTCGCCCCGCTCGGACGCAAGAAGTGGCTGATCTCATCACGTTTCTGGTCTCCCCTCGTGCCGCATCCATAACGGGCATGGAATATGTGATTGATGGTGGGACTGTTCCCACAGCCTAA
- a CDS encoding nuclear transport factor 2 family protein codes for MNKSLNLPQPIDDYFTADRGDSETVGKCFTDNAVVKDEGNTYNGLAAIKQWKIDSSAKYTYTCVPFACEEKDGITMVTSRVEGNFPGSPVDLRYFFTLEGTKIASLEVIL; via the coding sequence ATGAATAAGTCTCTCAATCTTCCACAACCCATCGACGACTATTTCACCGCAGACAGAGGTGATAGTGAGACTGTTGGCAAATGTTTCACTGACAACGCCGTAGTAAAAGATGAAGGCAACACCTACAATGGTTTAGCCGCCATCAAACAATGGAAAATAGATTCTTCAGCGAAATATACCTACACGTGTGTGCCCTTCGCATGCGAAGAAAAAGATGGTATAACAATGGTCACGAGTCGCGTTGAAGGTAACTTTCCTGGTAGCCCCGTTGACCTTCGCTATTTCTTTACCTTAGAGGGCACTAAAATAGCGTCCCTAGAAGTCATCCTATGA
- a CDS encoding helix-turn-helix transcriptional regulator, producing MQINRLFEIVYILLDKKTITASELSEHFEVSIRTIYRDVNTLSSAGIPIYASRGKGGGIGITDGYVLNKSVLSDKEQNEILYALQSLSITHHLEDDKVLSRLSGLFKKNGVNWIEVDFSPWGSNQNQISQFTTLKDAILGSLIIEFDYINGFGEKSRRKIEPIKLVYKVNAWYLYGFCLSKNSYRTFKISRISSIGVTQECFTKRAEQNEEPQDNGHEQWITIKLKISHDGAYKAYEEFNEESISKNEDGSLRIETVLPDNKWLMRYLLSFGDDLEVVEPQHIRDEMYRQSEKIFKKYQRKFIT from the coding sequence ATGCAAATCAATCGATTATTTGAAATTGTCTATATCCTTCTGGATAAAAAAACAATAACGGCGAGCGAACTATCTGAGCATTTTGAGGTTTCCATCAGAACAATCTATCGTGACGTCAACACGCTCTCTTCCGCGGGGATACCTATCTATGCGAGTCGTGGAAAAGGTGGCGGTATAGGAATAACAGATGGTTATGTACTGAACAAATCTGTTCTTTCAGACAAGGAACAAAACGAAATACTGTATGCCTTGCAGAGCTTGAGCATAACGCATCATTTAGAAGACGATAAGGTACTTTCAAGGTTAAGTGGTTTATTTAAAAAAAATGGGGTAAATTGGATTGAGGTTGACTTTTCTCCTTGGGGGAGCAATCAAAATCAAATATCTCAATTTACCACTCTTAAAGATGCCATTCTTGGCAGTTTGATCATCGAATTTGACTATATAAACGGCTTTGGAGAAAAAAGCAGACGAAAGATTGAACCTATAAAGCTTGTGTATAAGGTCAATGCGTGGTATCTTTATGGGTTTTGCTTATCTAAAAATAGCTATAGAACATTTAAGATTTCACGCATATCAAGTATTGGTGTCACACAAGAATGTTTTACCAAACGTGCTGAACAGAATGAAGAGCCTCAAGATAACGGGCATGAACAATGGATCACTATCAAATTGAAAATTTCTCACGATGGTGCATATAAGGCGTATGAAGAGTTCAATGAGGAAAGTATCAGCAAAAATGAAGACGGTTCGTTAAGGATAGAGACAGTTTTACCAGATAATAAGTGGCTGATGCGCTATCTGCTCTCTTTTGGAGATGATTTAGAAGTGGTTGAACCGCAACACATTCGTGATGAAATGTATAGGCAATCAGAGAAAATTTTTAAAAAATATCAGAGAAAATTTATAACATGA
- a CDS encoding pseudouridine synthase, which yields MNATPSDSRELFALNKPKGYLVTRSDDLGRKTVYDLLPEWAFKEGWMPIGRLDLESKGLLLFTTNSKINHALTTPKNCIKVYEIWVRGHVSDEHIAEALKGVESPQGLLKALEVVKMGMGGAKTKLRIIIDEGKNRHIRRLFGALKDPKFGTPLKVLELCRISIGSFKLDIKSAQWRFLSVEEEKLLIKNLD from the coding sequence ATGAATGCAACACCAAGCGATTCCAGAGAGCTGTTTGCCCTCAACAAACCAAAGGGCTATCTAGTCACACGCTCTGACGATCTTGGGCGAAAAACCGTTTATGATCTTTTGCCTGAGTGGGCTTTTAAGGAGGGATGGATGCCCATCGGACGGCTTGATCTTGAATCAAAAGGGCTTTTACTCTTTACGACCAACAGCAAAATAAACCACGCATTGACCACGCCTAAAAATTGCATCAAGGTCTATGAGATTTGGGTGAGAGGTCATGTGAGCGATGAGCATATCGCAGAAGCATTAAAAGGGGTGGAAAGCCCGCAAGGGTTACTGAAAGCGCTTGAAGTCGTAAAAATGGGCATGGGAGGTGCTAAAACAAAACTCAGGATTATCATTGACGAGGGGAAAAATCGGCATATCCGCAGACTGTTTGGAGCACTGAAAGACCCAAAATTTGGCACGCCTTTAAAGGTCTTAGAATTGTGTAGAATCAGCATTGGCAGCTTTAAACTCGATATTAAAAGTGCTCAGTGGCGTTTTCTCTCCGTTGAAGAAGAAAAACTGCTCATTAAAAATCTTGATTAA
- the poxB gene encoding ubiquinone-dependent pyruvate dehydrogenase produces the protein MNDNIAMYFAKLLAEVGIKRIWGITGDSLNGLSDSLKKLGQIEWMGTRHEETAAFAAGADAKVSGKIAVCAGSSGPGNLHLINGLFDCHRNGVPILAIASHIPSSEIGSGYFQETHPENLFKECSVYCELVSTPEQMPYILETAIRQAILKKGVSVIVIPGDILLRPMPKDAKYLWSEPRFPKVIPSSEDINELAKILNDNQKVTFLCGAGCSDAHNEVMQLAKLLGAPVVHALGGKDSMEGNNPNSVGMTGLIGYESGYYAMESSDVLLILGSAFPYKAFYPQKAKIVQIDIKPEALGRHTQINLGMVGDIKSSLELLVPKIKQKENDTFLKSALEHYKTTVEKFDKLASGDSKEGLIHPQYLTKLLNTYASDDAIFTCDVGTPTVWAARYISMNGKRKLIGSFSHGSMANALPQAIGAKVSSPEKQVIALCGDGGFAMLMGDILTLTQHNIKAKIVIYDNSSLGFVAMEMKAGGYWYDNTELTNPDFAAIANAAGIKGMRVEKPEDLEERVKEFLAYDGAALLDVTIAKQELAMPPKISFENAKGFGIYMLRAIINGKGDELIEVARENLIR, from the coding sequence ATGAATGACAACATTGCGATGTACTTTGCTAAGCTTTTAGCCGAAGTAGGGATTAAGAGAATATGGGGAATTACAGGTGATTCTTTAAATGGATTGAGTGATAGTTTGAAAAAATTGGGACAAATTGAGTGGATGGGAACGCGTCATGAAGAAACAGCAGCTTTTGCGGCGGGTGCTGATGCGAAAGTGAGTGGTAAAATCGCCGTTTGTGCAGGCTCTTCAGGGCCTGGAAATTTGCATCTGATTAACGGTCTTTTTGATTGTCACCGAAATGGCGTGCCTATTTTGGCGATCGCTTCGCATATACCTTCGAGTGAAATCGGAAGTGGGTATTTTCAAGAGACGCATCCTGAAAATTTATTTAAAGAGTGCAGTGTTTATTGTGAGTTGGTCTCGACTCCTGAGCAGATGCCTTATATTTTAGAAACAGCTATCAGACAAGCCATCTTAAAAAAAGGGGTTAGTGTCATCGTCATACCAGGGGATATTTTGCTTCGCCCTATGCCAAAAGATGCCAAATATTTGTGGAGCGAACCGCGTTTTCCAAAGGTGATACCAAGCAGTGAGGACATCAACGAACTTGCAAAAATTTTAAATGACAATCAAAAAGTAACATTCCTGTGTGGGGCAGGGTGCAGTGATGCCCATAATGAAGTGATGCAGCTTGCAAAACTTCTGGGCGCTCCCGTTGTCCATGCACTCGGAGGCAAAGACTCCATGGAAGGAAACAACCCAAATAGCGTCGGCATGACAGGACTCATCGGGTATGAATCGGGTTATTATGCGATGGAAAGCTCCGATGTTTTGCTCATTTTAGGCTCAGCATTTCCATATAAAGCGTTTTACCCACAAAAGGCAAAAATCGTTCAAATCGACATCAAACCTGAAGCGCTAGGAAGACACACCCAAATCAATCTAGGAATGGTGGGCGATATAAAATCGAGCTTGGAACTTTTAGTGCCCAAAATCAAACAAAAAGAGAATGACACCTTTTTAAAAAGTGCCTTGGAACACTATAAAACAACGGTTGAAAAGTTTGATAAATTAGCCAGTGGAGACAGCAAAGAGGGGTTGATTCACCCACAATATTTGACAAAACTGCTTAACACCTATGCGAGTGATGACGCGATATTTACATGCGATGTCGGCACACCTACGGTTTGGGCGGCGCGGTATATAAGCATGAATGGAAAGCGAAAACTGATCGGTTCGTTCAGTCACGGTTCCATGGCAAATGCCCTTCCACAAGCCATCGGCGCAAAAGTGAGCAGTCCTGAGAAACAAGTCATTGCCTTGTGTGGCGATGGCGGTTTTGCGATGCTCATGGGCGATATATTGACACTGACTCAGCATAACATCAAAGCAAAAATCGTGATTTACGATAACAGTTCATTAGGATTTGTCGCCATGGAGATGAAAGCAGGTGGCTACTGGTATGACAACACAGAATTAACCAATCCAGACTTTGCCGCAATCGCCAATGCCGCTGGCATTAAAGGCATGAGAGTCGAAAAACCTGAAGATTTGGAAGAGCGCGTCAAAGAGTTCCTTGCCTATGATGGCGCCGCTTTGCTTGATGTAACCATAGCAAAACAAGAATTGGCAATGCCTCCAAAAATCTCTTTTGAAAATGCAAAAGGGTTCGGCATCTACATGTTAAGAGCGATTATTAATGGCAAAGGCGATGAATTGATCGAAGTGGCAAGAGAGAATTTGATACGATAA
- a CDS encoding glutaminase, with protein sequence MLEYQAILDEILHEITPYLGEGRVASYIPELARVEPSSFAMSLMCVDGREFHVGAYEKRFSIQSISKLFTLTLAMQLANDSLWERIGKEPSGTPFNSLVQLEYEHGIPRNPFINAGALVVTDVILSHLQDAHQSVLEFIRTLCAKDDINFDFSVAKSEAQTGFRNHAMANFLKSFNNLEHEPSRVLNAYFHHCSIAMNTQELAKSALFLANGGIQHWSNTPILNARQTKRINALMLTCGTYDSVGDFRVGLPAKSGVGGGILATLPGKFSLCVWSPRLNEKGNSFAGTKALELFTTKTKLSIF encoded by the coding sequence ATGTTAGAGTATCAAGCGATTCTTGACGAAATTTTGCATGAGATCACGCCATATTTAGGTGAGGGAAGGGTGGCTTCGTACATTCCTGAGCTTGCGCGCGTTGAGCCTAGTTCCTTTGCGATGTCGCTTATGTGCGTTGATGGAAGAGAGTTTCATGTGGGAGCGTATGAAAAACGCTTTTCGATTCAGAGTATTTCCAAGCTTTTTACGCTCACTTTGGCGATGCAATTAGCGAATGATTCGCTTTGGGAGCGCATCGGTAAAGAGCCTTCGGGCACGCCTTTTAATTCACTCGTCCAGCTCGAATACGAACATGGCATCCCCCGCAATCCTTTTATCAATGCAGGCGCCCTTGTCGTCACCGATGTCATTTTAAGCCACCTTCAAGACGCGCACCAGAGTGTTTTGGAGTTTATTCGCACACTGTGCGCAAAAGATGACATCAATTTTGATTTTAGCGTGGCAAAGTCCGAGGCACAAACAGGTTTTCGCAACCACGCCATGGCAAACTTTCTCAAAAGCTTTAACAACCTAGAACATGAACCCTCACGTGTGCTGAATGCCTACTTTCATCACTGCTCCATCGCCATGAATACCCAAGAATTAGCCAAATCGGCACTCTTTTTAGCCAACGGCGGCATTCAACATTGGAGCAATACACCCATCTTAAACGCACGCCAAACCAAGCGCATCAACGCGCTTATGCTAACCTGTGGCACGTACGACTCAGTCGGAGATTTCCGTGTGGGATTGCCCGCCAAAAGTGGCGTCGGAGGAGGCATCTTAGCCACACTCCCTGGCAAATTCAGCCTCTGCGTCTGGTCGCCACGGCTCAATGAAAAAGGCAACTCGTTTGCAGGCACGAAAGCGTTAGAGCTTTTTACCACTAAAACGAAGCTTTCGATCTTTTAG
- a CDS encoding AraC family transcriptional regulator, which yields MRLDDFKQAPAEAFLVILSFLTKNYAYDATAFMKARDITLQSLHVKGGKIRASYLHELIEEAIARSGDAGLLFKFAESVTPSNLGVLGYLMLHSRTVEEAIIKLCRYYPLIGKTLKPLFVAEKEGAKLTLFIHKEGEMTHLEKYSAEIHLSALLHLINKIIPNPIFPKQTTFRHAKPLHVKAYQSIFGETILFDEVENALFFDKTQLAMQTSYDNPYLLSVFEKEAEQSLGMSVHGSLKDQVLGYILIATGELDVSLESVARKIGMHPRTLQKKLKEEGVSFVALLGEVRQKLATHYLQKGLDTPTIASYLGYAEPSPFLRAFKKWYGVSPKVWLGLYVKREL from the coding sequence TTGCGACTCGATGACTTTAAGCAGGCTCCTGCGGAAGCGTTTTTGGTGATTCTCTCTTTTTTAACCAAGAACTATGCGTATGATGCAACAGCGTTTATGAAGGCGCGCGACATCACTCTGCAATCCTTACATGTAAAAGGTGGTAAGATCAGAGCGTCGTATCTTCATGAACTGATCGAAGAAGCGATCGCACGCTCAGGCGATGCGGGATTACTCTTTAAATTTGCCGAGTCCGTTACGCCTAGTAATCTGGGTGTTTTGGGCTATTTGATGCTGCATTCGCGCACGGTTGAAGAGGCGATCATTAAGTTGTGTCGTTACTATCCGCTCATCGGAAAAACGCTCAAACCTCTTTTTGTGGCTGAAAAAGAAGGGGCAAAACTCACGCTTTTCATTCACAAAGAGGGAGAGATGACGCATCTTGAAAAGTACAGTGCCGAGATTCATTTAAGTGCCCTGCTCCATCTCATTAACAAAATCATCCCCAATCCTATTTTCCCAAAACAGACAACTTTTCGGCATGCAAAACCTTTACATGTAAAAGCCTATCAGAGCATATTTGGTGAGACAATTCTCTTTGATGAGGTCGAAAACGCCCTCTTTTTTGATAAAACACAATTGGCGATGCAAACCAGTTATGACAATCCGTATCTGCTCAGCGTCTTTGAAAAAGAGGCGGAACAAAGTTTGGGAATGAGCGTACACGGAAGCCTCAAAGATCAAGTCTTAGGTTACATTCTCATCGCCACAGGAGAGCTCGACGTCTCATTAGAGAGCGTAGCACGCAAAATCGGCATGCACCCACGAACCCTTCAAAAAAAGCTCAAAGAAGAAGGAGTCAGTTTTGTAGCGCTTTTAGGTGAAGTACGTCAAAAGCTAGCAACACACTACCTCCAAAAAGGACTGGACACCCCCACCATCGCGTCCTACCTAGGCTACGCCGAACCCAGCCCCTTTTTACGGGCGTTTAAGAAGTGGTATGGGGTAAGCCCGAAGGTTTGGTTGGGGTTATATGTAAAGAGAGAGTTATAA
- a CDS encoding CopD family protein: protein MDTYSVVLAFHVISIATWMIMLVYLPKLFVYHITATHDAQAQIAVQESSLYKVGTIAMILSIKFGLILLYLNPYLLKSGGWLHLKLTLAACMVVYHFTCKKFITQFTKEGVSQNLLFFRVFRVIPEITTALIILLTIIKPF, encoded by the coding sequence ATGGATACCTACAGCGTTGTACTCGCATTTCACGTTATCTCCATCGCGACATGGATGATCATGCTTGTGTATCTTCCCAAACTCTTTGTCTACCACATCACGGCAACCCATGATGCACAGGCACAAATTGCCGTACAAGAGAGCAGTCTTTACAAAGTGGGAACCATTGCGATGATCTTATCGATCAAGTTTGGGCTTATCTTACTCTACCTCAATCCTTATCTGCTCAAAAGTGGAGGGTGGTTGCATCTAAAGCTTACGTTGGCGGCATGTATGGTCGTTTATCACTTTACATGTAAGAAATTCATCACGCAATTTACCAAAGAGGGCGTCTCTCAAAACCTGCTCTTTTTCAGGGTTTTTCGAGTGATTCCTGAGATTACGACAGCACTCATTATACTTCTTACGATCATCAAGCCATTTTAA
- a CDS encoding TetR/AcrR family transcriptional regulator yields the protein MARIIDKEEKRLDIASASIELFARKGIAQTSIEEIAKSAGVAKGTIYLYFKNKEEIIFAIWDMLASRHQETFQARITETMSAKEKILELFNFSECKEEHDKEDLLTLYQHFLSTMLIDKTGLYTNYFATICQRDYDIIFQCIQEGIAKGELEVHDVDKLTNTIIIFMEGVVIRSKMNNFNFEQTQLHLTQHIAFLLDQYLRKEPCKN from the coding sequence ATGGCACGTATTATAGACAAAGAAGAAAAACGACTCGATATTGCCAGCGCATCGATTGAATTATTTGCACGAAAAGGCATTGCACAGACCAGCATCGAAGAGATTGCCAAAAGTGCGGGTGTTGCCAAAGGAACGATCTATCTCTACTTTAAAAATAAAGAGGAGATTATTTTTGCTATTTGGGACATGTTAGCCTCACGTCACCAAGAGACATTTCAAGCACGTATTACCGAAACAATGAGCGCTAAAGAGAAAATCTTGGAGCTTTTTAATTTCAGTGAATGCAAAGAAGAACACGACAAAGAAGACCTCTTGACCCTTTACCAACACTTCCTAAGTACCATGCTCATTGATAAAACAGGGCTTTACACCAATTATTTTGCAACGATTTGTCAAAGAGATTACGACATTATCTTTCAGTGTATTCAAGAGGGTATTGCCAAAGGAGAGCTTGAAGTACACGATGTGGACAAACTCACCAATACCATTATTATTTTCATGGAAGGTGTTGTCATTCGATCCAAAATGAACAATTTTAATTTTGAACAAACACAATTACATTTAACCCAACATATTGCCTTTTTACTCGATCAATACCTAAGGAAAGAACCATGCAAAAACTAA
- a CDS encoding TolC family protein — translation MQKLTLLCLFPLFVFAGNLPELVSLAEQNKHVEASRYSLEAAKEKEYATKSGYMPSLSLGANQTYNQEESILYPERSRTGSATLSFTIYDGGKREALFDQQQALVKSATFSLSSVQNDVSLNVIYYYYNYISTLASRESTLQKMEQLEAERYRLDKYLSVGSATADELQKIISTIEQTKVDLLTLDNTLNNISNTLEYLTGKEVSVESGSIIAFQEGKVEDATRFDILALEQSAQSAKAEANVAKAPHLPTIKIEDTYSRFKYDYANPAWDSNADRQNTVQLSMQWKIFDFGSTSASYQAAQKTYLSKNSDLAYEKAKAKASFKSAQNSYKTALAKIEAAHAKLTASEMTYELVKKKFQQGIVNNVTYLDALSDKFNAKSQLQTALNEVEYQKAVLLYEMGKEIKGAIQ, via the coding sequence ATGCAAAAACTAACCCTTTTATGCCTCTTTCCACTGTTTGTTTTTGCGGGAAATTTACCTGAACTCGTAAGCCTTGCAGAACAAAACAAACACGTGGAAGCTTCACGTTATAGCTTAGAAGCGGCAAAAGAAAAAGAGTATGCCACGAAAAGTGGTTATATGCCCAGCCTCAGTTTAGGGGCAAATCAAACCTACAACCAAGAAGAGAGCATACTTTATCCAGAGCGTAGCAGGACAGGTTCTGCCACACTCTCCTTTACCATTTACGATGGTGGGAAGCGTGAAGCACTGTTTGACCAACAACAAGCCCTTGTTAAATCCGCTACGTTTTCACTCTCATCGGTGCAAAATGATGTCTCTTTGAACGTCATCTATTATTATTACAACTACATCAGCACACTGGCTAGCAGAGAATCAACCTTGCAAAAGATGGAACAGCTTGAAGCGGAGCGTTACCGACTTGACAAATACCTCTCTGTTGGCAGTGCAACCGCCGATGAGCTTCAAAAGATCATCTCAACCATCGAGCAAACCAAGGTCGATCTTTTAACCCTAGACAACACGCTCAATAACATCTCAAACACCCTTGAATACCTCACAGGTAAAGAGGTAAGTGTAGAATCAGGCTCTATCATAGCCTTTCAAGAAGGAAAAGTGGAAGATGCCACACGTTTTGATATTTTGGCATTAGAACAGAGTGCGCAAAGTGCCAAAGCCGAAGCCAACGTCGCCAAAGCGCCACATCTTCCAACCATCAAAATAGAAGACACCTACTCACGTTTTAAATACGACTACGCCAACCCTGCATGGGACTCAAACGCCGATCGTCAAAACACCGTGCAACTTTCCATGCAATGGAAGATTTTTGACTTTGGTTCCACTTCCGCGAGTTATCAAGCGGCACAAAAGACGTACCTTTCCAAAAACAGTGATTTGGCGTATGAAAAAGCCAAAGCCAAAGCGAGTTTTAAAAGTGCTCAAAACAGCTATAAAACAGCGCTTGCAAAAATTGAAGCAGCTCATGCAAAACTCACCGCATCTGAAATGACCTACGAACTCGTCAAAAAGAAATTTCAACAAGGTATCGTCAACAACGTCACGTATCTTGACGCCCTTAGCGATAAATTCAATGCCAAATCCCAGCTTCAAACAGCCTTGAATGAAGTGGAATACCAAAAAGCCGTCTTACTCTACGAAATGGGTAAAGAGATAAAAGGAGCCATCCAATGA